Proteins from a genomic interval of Polaribacter sp. Q13:
- a CDS encoding GDSL-type esterase/lipase family protein — MNKLKITRLLLILFLCANISSYAQESSTFDDKHFVEYLTSSLKNNDVNIENKNAFLKASRNYWNDRKLDYNLHPENYEKAISLFHENQEKFKGIERAANNKSNNRIENAVKNFQNLDDRNTFSKNSILFVGSSSIAGWKTSISFPEFYIINRGIGGMNMTEIIQHYEILIKKHAPSVIVIYCDIDIEQGKSPEIAVNAFKELTRKIKEDLPKTSILLLSMKPVMIDDFIGRNIRKNKMITNELLLEFSEKENNIQFVDLASPMLHIDGKLKTEIFINDGMHLNKLGYEIWNPIIRNILLELTK, encoded by the coding sequence ATGAATAAACTAAAAATAACGAGACTACTATTGATACTATTTTTATGTGCTAATATTTCTTCCTACGCTCAAGAATCAAGCACGTTTGATGATAAACATTTTGTTGAATATCTTACGAGTTCATTAAAAAATAATGACGTAAATATTGAAAATAAAAATGCCTTTTTAAAAGCATCTAGAAATTACTGGAACGATAGAAAATTAGATTATAACTTACATCCAGAAAATTATGAAAAAGCAATATCTTTATTTCACGAGAATCAAGAAAAATTTAAAGGAATAGAAAGAGCCGCAAATAATAAGAGCAATAACAGGATTGAAAATGCTGTTAAGAATTTTCAAAATCTTGATGATAGAAATACATTTTCAAAAAATTCAATTTTATTTGTAGGAAGTTCAAGTATTGCTGGTTGGAAAACTTCAATTTCATTTCCTGAATTCTATATTATTAACAGAGGAATTGGAGGGATGAATATGACAGAAATAATACAACACTATGAAATTTTAATAAAAAAACATGCTCCTTCAGTAATTGTAATTTATTGTGATATTGACATTGAGCAAGGAAAATCTCCTGAAATTGCTGTTAATGCATTCAAAGAACTTACACGTAAAATTAAAGAAGACTTACCTAAAACATCTATATTATTACTTTCTATGAAACCTGTAATGATAGATGATTTCATAGGTAGAAATATCCGTAAAAATAAGATGATTACAAATGAACTACTTTTAGAATTTAGTGAAAAAGAAAATAATATTCAATTTGTTGATCTTGCTTCTCCAATGTTACATATAGATGGAAAACTAAAAACGGAGATTTTTATTAATGATGGAATGCATTTAAACAAATTAGGTTATGAAATTTGGAATCCAATAATTCGAAATATTTTACTTGAATTAACTAAATAA
- a CDS encoding Crp/Fnr family transcriptional regulator, which produces MLDNFINHLQITEEELQDELRKNSNITTHKKGELIIKNNQYIKVLKIVLRGKVRVYQENEEREILIYYLNDMETCTLSLSACFEDCKSTVNAIAEEECTILNIPVRFVKDWNYKYKSWNTFTTNTFRESYNYLINQYSNLAFQPLKDRLFDYLISKADNSIVKKSHQELARELGTTREVISRLLKTLEKNKKLLLGQKEILILNSI; this is translated from the coding sequence ATGTTAGATAATTTTATTAATCACCTTCAAATAACCGAAGAAGAACTTCAAGATGAACTTCGCAAAAACTCAAATATAACAACACATAAAAAGGGTGAATTAATTATTAAAAACAATCAATATATTAAAGTATTAAAAATTGTTTTACGTGGAAAAGTAAGAGTCTATCAAGAAAATGAAGAACGTGAAATTCTTATTTATTATTTAAACGATATGGAGACCTGTACTTTGTCTCTATCTGCTTGTTTTGAAGATTGTAAAAGTACTGTAAATGCTATCGCTGAAGAAGAATGCACCATTTTAAATATACCTGTGAGGTTTGTTAAAGATTGGAATTATAAATATAAATCTTGGAACACTTTTACAACAAATACCTTTCGAGAGAGTTATAATTATCTGATTAATCAATATTCTAATTTAGCCTTTCAACCACTTAAAGATAGATTATTTGATTACCTGATTTCAAAAGCAGATAATTCGATAGTAAAGAAATCTCATCAAGAATTAGCAAGAGAATTGGGCACAACTAGAGAGGTTATTTCTAGACTATTAAAAACACTCGAAAAAAACAAAAAACTTCTTCTAGGCCAAAAAGAAATACTCATTTTAAACTCTATTTAA
- a CDS encoding VOC family protein: MKLQSFTLQIFEPEKTVSFYIDVLGFKLLNELSENDSTYYNLCFESTRFYLQLKHTPSLKKTVYKQESLDNYWKYSIFVNDIQSVYKELQKQNIVISEPSQFGDIGYLAHTTDPENHQIEFIQKTFKQNTVKTLPNSNYPLLENPELGLITIRTKDPIKSINFFEEILDLKLFVRMYVTRGNGFTLYFLGDKNLNFPNLDIDAIENREWMYQQSHLFIEIQHYWNSEYDTNFSLKATPNNGLKSINFSGDSKLLKEKLIMNNIPFHQEGESVTFETIDKHLISVKNCRSTFKSSTNRIEKIM, translated from the coding sequence ATGAAATTACAAAGTTTTACATTACAAATATTCGAGCCAGAAAAGACGGTATCCTTTTATATAGATGTATTAGGATTTAAACTATTAAATGAATTATCAGAAAATGATTCTACGTATTATAACTTATGTTTTGAAAGCACTCGTTTTTACCTTCAATTAAAACACACGCCATCACTTAAAAAAACGGTTTATAAACAAGAATCGCTAGACAATTATTGGAAGTATAGCATATTTGTTAATGACATTCAAAGCGTTTATAAAGAGTTGCAAAAACAAAACATTGTTATAAGTGAACCTTCCCAATTTGGCGATATTGGTTATCTAGCTCACACCACTGACCCAGAAAATCATCAAATAGAATTTATCCAAAAAACATTTAAACAAAACACGGTAAAAACGTTACCTAACAGTAACTACCCGCTATTGGAAAATCCGGAACTAGGATTAATCACAATTAGAACAAAAGACCCAATCAAGAGTATCAATTTTTTTGAAGAGATATTAGATTTAAAATTATTTGTTAGAATGTATGTCACTAGAGGAAATGGATTTACATTATATTTTTTAGGAGACAAAAACTTAAACTTTCCTAATCTAGATATTGATGCTATAGAAAATAGAGAATGGATGTATCAACAAAGCCACTTGTTTATTGAAATCCAACATTATTGGAACAGTGAGTATGATACTAATTTCTCTTTAAAGGCAACCCCAAACAATGGATTAAAGAGTATTAATTTTTCAGGAGATTCAAAACTATTAAAAGAAAAATTAATAATGAATAATATTCCGTTTCATCAGGAAGGAGAAAGCGTCACTTTTGAAACAATAGATAAACATCTAATCTCGGTAAAAAATTGCAGAAGTACATTTAAATCAAGTACCAATCGTATCGAAAAAATAATGTAA
- a CDS encoding L-dopachrome tautomerase-related protein: MRNILILILISGIWSCKPEKIQVQNFATFTSQQVTGVTVSDKGRVFANFPRWREGVKHSVIEVSEKGTSTAYPDQEWNNWKMGKTVSDSVFVAIQSVVAFENILYVLDTRNPLFKGVIDSPRVFAFDLSSGQLIKTYMLSKESFHKDSYINDLRVDKKNGKIYFTDSGHAGIVVVDIKSGKSFRVLDNHPSTLADTDHLTFNNGVWKNTVHSDGIALDTQNDMLYFHALTGYNLYALSTKKLITENNKEIEESVKLIAKTSAPDGMIIDSSGNLFFADLENKKIMKLDISSGKISVVVEGEKIKWADTFSIYKDELYFTNSRINEAKGDISEMEFSINKIKIN, from the coding sequence ATGAGGAATATATTAATACTAATTTTGATTTCAGGAATATGGAGTTGTAAACCTGAAAAAATACAAGTTCAAAACTTTGCAACATTTACAAGTCAACAGGTAACAGGTGTAACTGTCAGTGATAAAGGTAGAGTTTTTGCTAATTTCCCAAGATGGAGAGAAGGTGTGAAACACTCCGTTATTGAGGTATCTGAAAAAGGAACGTCAACAGCCTATCCTGATCAAGAATGGAATAATTGGAAAATGGGTAAAACAGTTTCTGATAGTGTATTTGTAGCTATTCAGTCGGTAGTAGCCTTCGAAAATATTCTTTATGTTTTAGATACACGTAATCCATTATTTAAAGGCGTAATAGATTCACCTAGAGTTTTTGCCTTTGACCTTTCATCGGGTCAATTAATAAAAACCTATATGCTAAGCAAAGAAAGTTTTCATAAAGATTCGTACATCAATGATTTACGTGTGGATAAAAAAAATGGCAAAATCTATTTTACAGATTCAGGACATGCTGGAATTGTTGTGGTGGACATAAAGTCTGGCAAAAGCTTTAGAGTACTAGATAATCACCCTTCAACACTTGCAGATACAGATCACTTAACTTTTAACAATGGAGTATGGAAAAATACGGTTCATTCAGATGGAATAGCACTCGATACCCAAAATGATATGTTATACTTTCACGCACTTACAGGCTATAATTTATATGCCCTTTCTACAAAAAAATTAATAACAGAAAATAATAAAGAAATAGAGGAAAGTGTAAAACTTATCGCAAAAACATCTGCTCCAGATGGAATGATTATTGATTCCTCAGGGAATCTATTTTTTGCCGATTTAGAAAATAAAAAAATTATGAAACTAGATATTTCAAGTGGAAAAATTAGTGTTGTAGTGGAAGGTGAAAAAATTAAATGGGCTGACACATTTAGTATCTATAAAGACGAGCTATATTTTACAAACTCAAGAATTAATGAAGCTAAAGGAGATATTAGCGAAATGGAGTTTAGTATTAATAAAATAAAAATAAACTAA
- a CDS encoding AraC family transcriptional regulator, with product MKNYNVPLYSIILLDDESDFSVNFVKYKTKRKSILFLSPYQNLKWLGSTSSKVKLLQFHGDFYCIEYHKKEVACNGLLFNNIYLQPYISLNKIKFQEISQLVDKMEKEVGANKRFSESVIKSYLQLILAICSSEKDEQLGNRFTQQTNENELLIFQGLLELHFHKERNSSFYANKLNMSLSSFSKKIKSQVGKTPTQLIQERVILEAKKLLHLTFKTVKEVSIELNFDDEFYFSRYFKKEVGLSPTHFREKVGISIVAK from the coding sequence ATTAAAAATTATAATGTTCCCTTGTATTCCATTATTTTATTGGATGACGAGTCAGATTTTTCTGTGAATTTTGTAAAATATAAAACGAAACGAAAGTCTATTTTATTCCTTTCTCCTTATCAAAATTTAAAATGGTTAGGTTCTACTTCTTCAAAAGTGAAATTACTACAATTTCACGGAGATTTTTATTGTATTGAGTATCATAAAAAAGAAGTTGCTTGTAATGGATTGTTATTTAATAATATCTATTTGCAACCATACATTTCACTCAATAAAATTAAATTTCAAGAAATATCGCAACTAGTCGATAAAATGGAAAAAGAAGTTGGAGCCAATAAAAGGTTTTCAGAATCTGTTATAAAATCTTATCTACAGCTCATATTAGCTATTTGTAGTAGTGAAAAAGATGAACAACTTGGCAATAGATTCACACAACAAACTAATGAAAATGAGCTGCTCATATTTCAAGGTTTGTTAGAATTGCATTTTCATAAAGAACGTAATTCTTCATTCTATGCCAATAAGTTAAATATGTCCCTTTCTTCATTTAGTAAAAAAATAAAATCTCAAGTAGGAAAAACACCAACGCAACTCATTCAGGAGCGTGTTATTTTAGAAGCTAAGAAATTATTGCACCTAACTTTTAAAACTGTAAAAGAAGTTTCAATTGAGTTAAATTTTGATGACGAATTTTATTTTAGCAGATATTTTAAAAAAGAAGTTGGATTATCACCCACTCATTTTCGCGAGAAAGTTGGGATTTCTATAGTGGCAAAATAG
- a CDS encoding LytTR family DNA-binding domain-containing protein encodes MKELTAIIVDDMPVALEMLENDISNNHPEISIIGKAKSVVEASKLLRKQQPDILFLDIMLGDGTGFDILEIFPDLKSKIIFVTASDAFAIKAFKFAAIDYILKPYSDEDLAISIEKAQSQIQPDKEQLHVLQEAVTAPNNKPSKISLHTSEKIIVVNIEDIIRCKSDNNYTTFYFKDNYKILVSKTLKYYADMLKEVGFLRVHQSHLINTTYIKEFIKSDGGYLMLTDNSSIPVSVRKRNEVLEVLNSY; translated from the coding sequence ATGAAAGAATTAACTGCAATTATTGTAGATGACATGCCTGTAGCATTAGAAATGTTAGAAAATGATATTTCTAACAATCACCCTGAAATATCAATTATAGGAAAAGCTAAATCAGTTGTAGAAGCATCCAAATTATTACGCAAACAACAACCAGATATTTTATTTTTAGATATTATGTTAGGCGATGGAACAGGCTTTGATATCCTAGAAATTTTTCCTGATTTAAAATCGAAAATTATCTTTGTAACCGCAAGTGATGCTTTTGCTATAAAAGCTTTTAAGTTTGCGGCAATAGACTATATTTTAAAACCATATTCTGATGAAGATTTAGCAATTTCAATAGAAAAAGCCCAAAGTCAAATTCAACCAGATAAAGAACAACTGCATGTTTTACAAGAAGCGGTAACGGCTCCCAACAATAAGCCTAGTAAAATATCTCTACATACTTCAGAAAAAATAATTGTGGTAAATATTGAAGATATTATCCGCTGTAAATCGGATAATAACTACACTACATTTTACTTTAAAGACAACTATAAAATACTCGTTTCTAAAACATTAAAGTATTACGCAGACATGTTAAAGGAAGTCGGTTTTTTAAGAGTACACCAAAGTCATTTAATAAATACAACTTATATAAAAGAGTTTATAAAATCTGATGGCGGCTATCTTATGCTTACCGATAACTCTAGCATTCCGGTTTCTGTACGAAAACGAAATGAAGTGCTAGAAGTATTAAATTCTTACTAA
- a CDS encoding metallophosphoesterase yields the protein MERRKFIKNTLLTGVGASLIGGLYSWQVEPFWLEFVKVKMPIKNLPKNLIGKTLMQISDIHVGNRFNYEYIIDSFKKAKLYNPEFVVYTGDFVSYETPEQFDQLEKVFKHAVNGTLGTAGVLGNHDYGINWLEPKVADRISTILDKKNITILRNEEVNFSGLNILGIDDYWSSNFNPVKIMNKYDSKKANVVLCHNPDVCDLNVWNNYKGWILSGHTHGGQVKPPFLNPPILPVKNKRYSSGEFDLYDGRTLYINRALGNLYQVRLNVRPEITLFELTEEV from the coding sequence ATGGAAAGAAGAAAATTTATAAAAAACACATTATTAACAGGTGTTGGAGCGAGCCTTATTGGCGGACTTTACTCTTGGCAAGTAGAACCTTTTTGGTTGGAATTTGTAAAAGTAAAAATGCCGATAAAAAATTTACCAAAAAACTTAATAGGAAAAACGCTTATGCAAATTAGCGATATACATGTTGGTAATAGATTTAACTATGAATATATTATAGATTCTTTTAAAAAAGCAAAACTTTATAATCCTGAATTTGTAGTCTATACAGGAGATTTTGTTTCTTATGAAACACCTGAACAGTTTGATCAATTAGAAAAAGTTTTTAAACATGCCGTAAACGGAACGTTAGGAACTGCAGGTGTTTTAGGAAATCATGATTATGGCATTAATTGGTTAGAACCCAAGGTTGCCGATAGAATTTCTACCATTTTAGATAAAAAGAATATTACCATTTTAAGAAATGAAGAAGTAAATTTTAGTGGTTTAAATATACTAGGTATTGATGATTATTGGAGTTCTAATTTTAACCCAGTAAAAATAATGAATAAGTATGATTCTAAAAAAGCTAACGTAGTATTATGCCACAACCCAGATGTTTGCGATCTAAATGTTTGGAATAATTATAAAGGATGGATATTGTCTGGACACACGCATGGTGGACAAGTAAAACCCCCATTTTTAAATCCGCCAATTCTTCCTGTAAAAAATAAAAGATACTCTTCTGGTGAATTTGATTTATATGATGGTAGAACCTTATATATAAATAGAGCTCTCGGAAATTTATATCAAGTAAGACTAAATGTACGACCAGAAATTACACTATTTGAACTAACTGAAGAAGTTTAA
- a CDS encoding phosphoribosyltransferase family protein yields the protein MTTPGSIILNELQISQKIRRIAYQIYETNSSEKEVILAGIVGNGYLFAEKLMEVLQEISPIKVTICKVNIDKKHPLKPITTSLNVEDYKNKPLILVDDVLSSGTTLIYGIKHFLDVPLKRFKTAVLVNRNHKKYPVKADFKGISLSTSIKEHIQVEFSGKEAVAYLA from the coding sequence ATGACAACACCAGGTAGCATTATATTAAATGAATTGCAAATTTCTCAAAAAATAAGAAGGATTGCGTATCAAATTTACGAAACTAATAGTTCTGAAAAAGAAGTTATATTGGCCGGTATTGTGGGGAATGGTTATCTGTTTGCTGAAAAATTGATGGAAGTTTTACAAGAAATATCTCCTATAAAAGTAACTATTTGTAAAGTTAATATTGATAAAAAACATCCTTTAAAACCAATTACCACTTCTTTAAATGTTGAGGATTATAAAAATAAACCTTTAATTTTAGTGGATGATGTTTTAAGTTCTGGAACTACCCTAATTTATGGAATTAAGCATTTTTTAGACGTCCCTTTAAAAAGGTTTAAAACAGCTGTATTAGTGAATAGAAACCACAAAAAATATCCTGTAAAGGCAGATTTTAAAGGAATTTCTTTATCTACCTCTATAAAGGAACATATACAAGTTGAATTTTCTGGAAAAGAAGCTGTAGCTTATTTAGCTTAA
- a CDS encoding shikimate kinase, with translation MKIVLLGYMASGKSSIGKRLSKKLSMKFLDLDDYIIEKEKMSVSEIFKTKGEVYFRLIENKYLKEILDKDEKYILALGGGTPCYANNMEEINNSDANSIYLQGSTATMIERLIRKKAKRPLIASLGDDKIPEFVAKHLFERRPFYEQAKTIVKIDNKTKTEVAEELEKILS, from the coding sequence ATGAAAATAGTATTATTAGGGTATATGGCTTCGGGAAAATCTAGCATAGGTAAAAGACTTTCTAAAAAACTGTCTATGAAGTTCTTAGACTTAGATGACTATATTATTGAAAAAGAAAAAATGTCTGTTTCTGAAATATTTAAAACCAAAGGTGAAGTATATTTTAGGTTGATAGAAAACAAATATTTAAAAGAAATTCTAGATAAAGACGAAAAATATATCCTCGCTTTAGGAGGCGGAACACCTTGTTATGCAAATAATATGGAAGAAATTAATAATTCTGATGCAAATTCTATTTATTTACAAGGTAGCACTGCAACGATGATAGAGCGCTTAATTAGAAAAAAGGCTAAAAGACCCTTAATAGCGTCTTTAGGTGATGATAAAATTCCTGAATTTGTTGCAAAACATCTTTTTGAAAGACGCCCTTTTTACGAACAAGCAAAAACGATTGTAAAAATAGACAATAAAACTAAAACAGAAGTTGCAGAAGAATTAGAAAAAATATTAAGCTAA
- a CDS encoding RNA-binding S4 domain-containing protein yields MRIDKYLWCIRVYKTRSIATTACKKGQVKIDNKSLKPSKEIFGDELIFVRKNQINYQIKVLDLPKSRVGAKIVDLYRKDVTPKEEFEKTDLLKYAKDYYRKKGAGRPTKKDRRDIDNYQDDTTEEV; encoded by the coding sequence ATGAGAATTGATAAATATTTGTGGTGTATTCGAGTTTATAAAACAAGAAGTATTGCAACAACAGCGTGCAAAAAAGGCCAAGTTAAGATAGATAATAAAAGCCTAAAACCTTCTAAAGAAATTTTTGGAGATGAATTGATATTCGTTAGAAAAAACCAAATCAATTATCAAATAAAAGTTTTAGATTTACCAAAAAGTAGGGTTGGAGCAAAAATAGTAGATCTTTATAGAAAGGATGTTACGCCTAAAGAAGAGTTTGAGAAAACAGATCTTTTAAAATATGCCAAAGATTACTATCGAAAAAAAGGAGCAGGTAGACCTACAAAAAAAGATAGAAGAGATATAGATAATTATCAAGACGATACAACAGAAGAAGTATGA
- a CDS encoding SDR family oxidoreductase yields MNKKLIVITGASSGFGMEMAKEFAKENYPLLLLARRIEKMEALNLPNTMCEKVDVTDKDSFEKAVRKAESIYGETDLLINNAGIMLLGDIASQDAKEWKAMLDVNVMGVMNGMQIVMNKMKEQKSGTIINLSSIAGIQAFGDHGAYCASKFGVTGLTRVARAEMSAHNVRVLSILPGAVNTELLSHTTSDEIKKGYNQWKESVGAVNITANDVAKTVKFMYELPQSVSLREVIITDTMQDN; encoded by the coding sequence ATGAACAAAAAATTAATTGTCATCACAGGAGCAAGTTCTGGATTTGGAATGGAAATGGCTAAGGAATTCGCAAAAGAAAATTACCCATTACTTCTATTAGCAAGAAGAATTGAAAAAATGGAAGCTTTAAACCTTCCAAACACAATGTGTGAAAAAGTAGATGTTACTGATAAAGATTCTTTTGAAAAAGCAGTTAGAAAAGCCGAAAGCATTTACGGAGAAACTGATTTATTAATTAATAATGCAGGAATAATGCTTTTAGGAGATATTGCCTCTCAAGATGCTAAAGAGTGGAAGGCAATGTTAGATGTAAATGTAATGGGAGTTATGAATGGTATGCAAATTGTCATGAATAAAATGAAGGAACAAAAATCAGGAACTATTATCAACCTTTCATCTATTGCAGGGATTCAAGCCTTCGGAGATCATGGAGCGTATTGTGCAAGTAAATTTGGAGTTACTGGTCTAACACGTGTTGCAAGGGCAGAAATGTCTGCACATAACGTTCGAGTATTATCTATTCTGCCTGGAGCTGTAAACACAGAGTTATTAAGTCATACAACAAGTGATGAAATAAAAAAAGGATATAATCAATGGAAAGAAAGTGTTGGAGCAGTTAATATTACAGCCAATGATGTAGCTAAAACAGTTAAGTTTATGTATGAATTACCTCAAAGTGTCTCGTTAAGAGAAGTTATAATTACAGACACAATGCAAGATAACTAA
- a CDS encoding lipocalin family protein: MKNLILLILTSFLLISCDNDDSPSDEMSNDAVIGKWVQIARAFDGVNDENLDECELMETIEFKSNNIVLEEDYDPDFLFPDDTSSSEYDGCKLSKTIEYTWTKNENVYQFSLDGETAEPIITFENGDLKITFEEIYNGATQTDSRTFRKIE; encoded by the coding sequence ATGAAAAATCTAATTTTATTAATTCTAACTTCTTTTCTTCTAATTTCATGTGATAATGATGACAGCCCAAGTGATGAAATGTCTAATGATGCCGTTATTGGTAAATGGGTACAGATTGCAAGAGCATTTGATGGTGTAAATGATGAAAATCTCGATGAATGTGAACTTATGGAAACTATAGAATTTAAATCTAATAATATTGTATTAGAAGAAGATTACGATCCTGATTTCTTATTTCCTGATGACACTAGTTCCTCTGAATATGATGGATGTAAATTGAGTAAAACTATAGAATATACGTGGACAAAAAACGAAAATGTATATCAATTTAGTTTAGATGGAGAAACTGCGGAACCAATAATAACTTTCGAAAACGGAGATCTGAAAATAACTTTTGAAGAAATATATAATGGTGCCACACAAACAGATTCAAGAACATTTAGAAAAATTGAATAA
- a CDS encoding FKBP-type peptidyl-prolyl cis-trans isomerase, whose protein sequence is MNKIKHIFAFAIISILLYSCGSSSSSEVDDFDYEAQALIDNDTLVQFLKNHYFDTDIDSIKALVPGKTALYDDKENLKTMKVKENDIDYNLYYYVNSVGTPTIDKGNPTVMDSVFVKYYGQRIVDTETISNVFDYNDYVWLNLVPYYSNGVLKNGVIRGWVHGFTNFKGGDNITDNGPITYKNGGKGILFIPSGLGYGRFGASSILANECILFYIDLYDFVKDTDHDNDGVPSIMEDPDGDLNPLNDDTDLDGRANYLDTDDDGDGVLTINEDANDDENPANDRSDPNNPDLPDYLNPDIN, encoded by the coding sequence ATGAATAAAATAAAACATATTTTTGCTTTTGCAATTATTTCGATACTACTTTACTCTTGTGGTAGTAGCTCTTCTTCTGAGGTAGATGATTTTGATTATGAAGCACAAGCTTTAATAGATAATGACACGTTAGTTCAATTTTTAAAAAATCATTATTTTGATACTGATATAGATTCTATTAAAGCCTTAGTTCCTGGAAAAACGGCTTTATACGATGATAAAGAGAATCTAAAAACGATGAAGGTTAAAGAAAATGATATAGATTACAATCTATATTATTACGTAAATAGTGTAGGTACTCCAACAATAGACAAAGGAAACCCAACAGTTATGGATTCTGTATTTGTTAAATATTATGGACAAAGAATTGTAGATACCGAAACTATTAGTAACGTTTTTGATTATAATGATTATGTTTGGCTAAATTTAGTTCCTTATTATAGCAATGGAGTTTTAAAAAATGGAGTTATTCGTGGATGGGTTCATGGTTTCACTAATTTTAAAGGAGGTGATAATATTACAGATAATGGCCCAATTACTTATAAAAACGGAGGTAAAGGAATTTTATTTATCCCCTCTGGTTTAGGTTATGGTAGATTTGGAGCAAGTAGTATTTTAGCAAATGAATGTATTCTTTTTTATATTGATTTATATGACTTTGTAAAAGATACAGATCATGATAATGATGGGGTGCCTTCTATAATGGAAGATCCTGATGGAGATTTAAATCCGTTAAATGATGATACCGATTTAGATGGTAGAGCTAATTACTTAGATACGGATGATGATGGTGATGGTGTTCTAACGATAAATGAAGATGCTAATGATGATGAAAATCCTGCTAACGATCGTAGCGATCCTAACAATCCTGACTTACCAGATTACTTGAATCCGGATATTAATTAA
- a CDS encoding DUF417 family protein — MNNLLNLLINSQTNFINFIRFAIFIVMVWIGGLKAYQYEADGIVPFVTNSPLMSFFYENSNKTGINEEGKTVKEYMLHKNPEGKMVEKNIEWHKSNNTYAFSYGLGSVIVIIGLLTLLGIWFPKIGLWGGLLTFGMSIVTLTFLISTPEVYVPNLGGDMPTPQFGFPFLSGAGRLVLKDIIMMAAGLIIASDCAKKIKITDNTRRN; from the coding sequence ATGAATAACTTACTTAATTTACTAATAAATAGTCAAACTAACTTTATCAATTTTATTCGTTTTGCCATTTTTATAGTGATGGTTTGGATTGGTGGTCTAAAAGCTTATCAATACGAAGCAGATGGAATAGTTCCTTTTGTAACAAATAGCCCTTTAATGAGCTTCTTTTATGAAAACAGTAACAAAACAGGCATCAATGAAGAAGGAAAAACTGTTAAAGAATACATGTTACACAAAAACCCAGAAGGTAAAATGGTAGAAAAAAATATAGAATGGCATAAATCAAATAATACATATGCCTTCTCTTATGGGTTAGGAAGTGTAATAGTTATTATAGGACTTCTGACACTTTTGGGAATTTGGTTTCCAAAAATCGGTCTTTGGGGTGGATTGTTGACGTTTGGAATGTCTATTGTTACCTTAACTTTCCTTATAAGTACTCCAGAAGTATATGTTCCAAACTTAGGAGGCGATATGCCAACACCACAATTTGGATTTCCTTTTCTATCTGGAGCTGGAAGATTGGTTTTAAAAGACATTATTATGATGGCAGCTGGGTTAATAATTGCATCTGACTGTGCAAAGAAGATAAAAATTACTGACAACACTAGGCGAAATTAA
- a CDS encoding YARHG domain-containing protein codes for MYNRPLVTHKKIVTNNYKKILELILIFTVTQSVFSQIENCLECNSRKYSEKDIRHLTFLELKILRNEIFARHQYVFSDDGLSDYFLSKYDWYKPNNKLGNNIELNRFKKENISLF; via the coding sequence TTGTATAATCGCCCCCTTGTTACTCATAAAAAAATAGTTACCAATAATTATAAAAAAATTCTTGAATTAATCTTAATTTTCACAGTAACACAAAGTGTATTCTCTCAAATTGAAAATTGTTTAGAATGTAATTCAAGGAAATATTCCGAAAAGGACATCCGTCATTTAACATTCTTGGAACTTAAAATCTTACGTAACGAGATTTTTGCAAGGCATCAGTATGTTTTTTCAGATGATGGGTTGAGTGATTATTTCTTAAGCAAATATGATTGGTACAAACCTAATAATAAACTAGGAAACAATATTGAGTTAAACCGTTTTAAAAAAGAAAATATTAGTCTTTTTTAA